The sequence ACAAATGACAGAAGAGCAGTGGAGTAGAGGCAGGAATGGCAGAAAACCAGTAGAGTAACACAAGTCAGACTTACACTCACTACTTCTTATTCCTAGGCTTTAATTCTTCTGCTGCATTTCgcagaaaaatgtagtttttcttttgtggatTATAAAATTCATGaccctaaaaagaaaaatcatctgtATTTACTCTCTTCAAAGAAGAAACATCAGCATTACCTTAAAATCTAAGAATATGAATATTCCATTAGTTTGGTTTATTAAGATTTAATCTTAAAGTCTTTAAGGCCAGATATTGGACAACACTGGTGGATTAGAAACAGCTTACTATAACAAGTAACTACAAGAATTGTGCATATGAAGTAAAATTTAAGGGATGTTTACCCATTTTTGAGGtataaaaaagcttttcataaaAGAATAACCACGTATCTCTAAGCTCTACTTTAGAGATGCAGCATAAGAGctcaatatgattttttttttttttaaatgtcattctAGGCAGAGAAGAAACTAAAACTTTAATGGCCGTCCAGTTTCACTTTATATTTTCtaccttttaaattaaataaggTCACATTTTTTCAAAGTGAAGCCCAAGTTCTGTAGGCAACtgcaaaaatacttctgttctCCAGCTGCATATGCAAATATACTATTTTGCATATTAACATTATTTGTATACATATTATCAACTCAATATGCAAGTATTCAAATCAGGGAGAGTAAACACTAATAAAGTTATTAAAGTTCAACACACAACTTGAACATTACCAACTCCACTTGACATAAATGGTTCTAGAAAGGAAATTTAGTACCTACTGGTTTTACTACTTAATATTGGTTTACAGGTCTGAAACATGTCGGTACGTAGCTACCATTGCAGTCTACCCCAGCGTTTCAAACAGAAGAATTCATCTGCTCTAGCATCTAACAAAGTTATCTTACTTTGGGCAGCATCCAGAAGACTAAATACAAtgcagtaaattaaaattttgctcTCTTTGTGGCACGCAATTGAGCTCATCTGTGTAATTTCTGCATtcatttcagtcaaaaaaacATGGAATATTATTCTCAAATTTAAAAGCACTAGTTACAACAGGAAAGTAATACTTTCAATGGAAGTTGCCATTCCATTAAAATCAGTTACATTTCAACCTTGCTACCCCCTTCttaaactattaaaaagtaTTGATTTTCCATATATTATGGTTTGTTGTGATTCTCTTGCATCTGTATGATTTATTGTTGAGTCAAGTTTGGAagagaaatacataaataagtGCCACCAGAAAGCTGCACTGAGTGGTACTGGAAACTTAGTACATGGCACTCAAACACTGGTTTAAGTATTTATAACCAcagtcacagatttttttaaagttaatctGCACAAGAAGCGGAGATGTGCATTTCAAAGAGATTTGTGGGAACCTGTTATGGTGCCACACTGCCCTATGACACTCCCCACAGCAGAATGTGTGTGAGCAACCAGAATAACTTCTAAATCATGAATTTACATTTTGCTCATCCACATTTGCAAAATAGCATTGTTTAGCAATCTTACCCAACTGAAGCTAAAAACCAAAGAATGCACAGCTTCAGTGTTAAATTTCACCAGATGCCTGAAATGACCATTGTAATTTTTCTTGCATGCTTGTGACATTAGAAAGCCTCAGCTACTACTTATAAAGAACAGTGAAAGCCTCATGTGAAAAGGATACTCTTAGTTGTCAACTGCAAGTATGAGTATCTGTCTAAACCTTTCTTACCTTTGACCAATCGTAACTGGAAGCATATGCGAATATATTGCCATTATGGTTGAAACAACAAGCTGATATTGGCTGGTCAAGTTGTTCTGATGTTTTTAGCTTTGTTCGTGCATCTTTATCCCAAAAGCTGAATCTACCATCAGATCCTACTGTTGCAAGAGTACCATGGACAGGGTGAAATGCTATCCCATTTACCTGAAGAATCACGAAAAACACTATGTAAAACACCACACATATGAACAGGTGATGGGAACACTCACAACACATGTCCTGAATCCCGAGAGAGGAAATACacaggagagattttttttcaactagACATAGTTCTTGGGTGTTTTTAAACGTTTTCAGGTATGTTCTCAgggaataaaaaacaaaacaaaccccaccaaAGCAACAAGGAAAGCATAACCTTTTCTGTAGTACCTAAAAATTCAATGCATAATCCCAGTAcacaaatatattaattattgtTTCAATATCAGCAAAATTAACAGGTGTCATCTCCAGCAAGATGACTTAAGGAATGATTCACTGGGTGCTTGTTTTAAGGGAAGTACAAAAATTTGTCTTTCCTCTTAATGTATGACTATGATTGGTCTTTAAGCATATGTCCAAGATAACTTTAGGCAAGATAAAAGGTCAAGGAGAACAAACAATTCATAGCCAATTTTATACTGAGTGTATATTGCCCTGTATAAATGATCTAGTGGTATATGCTGAATACTTACAGCATAGATATCCTGAGGTGCTGATGTGTTTGTTCCATTGGAGCGATGACATTTGAAAGTGAAATTATCTTTTgcactggggggaaaaaaaaaaagtctttttactTTCCTCACTATAAACTGAGCAATAAAGAAAGGATGTTTTATTAAGTGATACTTACGGATTTGGGGGGTTGATATAATGAATAGCTACTCTTCCTTCAATACTTCCAAGGGCAAATCCAGTAGGTTTGTTCactttgtctttaaaaatagcaacaCAACGATGCTAaatttgagagagagaggattTTAGACAGCGGCTGAGGGACAGATTTTCTGAATGCTATTTTCCATGGGGACACAAAACATCACATATATCAATGCAAAGTaagcaaaaacacacacaaggtCAAGAGATAGGTCAAATTCTGAGTTTGGGCGACAgtatttacatttctaaatCCTTATGAAGATCAGCAATAGATCAATGGCAAACCAGGACATGTGCCATGCCAAGATAAAGTTCTTTGGTTTTGAAACACTGTTTGTTTTTACCAAAAAATGGCAAGCCCAGAATTCCAACAATCTGCATAAATATGCTTGTAATAAATATAGTAATTTACCTGGTGTTTAAGAGGAGATTCTATTCTTCTAAATTCAGAAGGCTGATTCTCTAACTGATAAACTATCAAACCCCTTTCTGCAGTGGCCACAGCAGCCATAGGATGAACCTGGATAATGTTGTAAAATAGGTTCGAAGAGAGACACTTGTGTTAATACCATGGCAGAGAattctatttattatttcacagaaatcccTGAAGAAGTTAAAGTAATTAGACTACTTtctgggggagaaggagggcaaggggaagaagagaaagagcaaagttAATTTCTAGAAATatcttcaaacaaaacaaatcagctCTTACCtgccattaaaaaattaaacatatcaAAAACCTTCTCATTACTAGCTGACCCTTCCACTGTGAATCACAATAGTGGTATACAAACTCATCCAGAAATAAGGGTAGGTCAGCCCTAGTGCTGATTTGGTTTTGGGATGCTAGGACACTAAGCATGTTTTGTATGATGCAAATACCTGTTTTCCAGAGGCCTGATCAAGatcaatttatattttcttgctAAAATCACACAGAGATCGAATACAAACAGTCAGTATTTAGTGCTAACCTACAGAAGCCTGAAAGACTGCCAGTTTGCTCATATTCCCAGTCATCTACCTGACACTAGTATCATATATCATGCCTTACCACATCTGCACAGTAACATCTTTCAGGGAGCTGCAATGTCATCATAGGTGTTGGTGAACGCGTATCCCAGAACTGAtggaagcaaaaaaatgaacaaacttaTGCTTGGAGTTGAGGATACAccatttaaattactttagtAAAGAGAATGCAATTGTTGCAAGTTGTTTCATTCTTGTCTATAGTCAGAATACTGCAACTCTGAGTTGAGGCTATGTTATTAACCTGTTTTTTGTATTAggatttaacaaaatattttcacttctttGCTTTGTGTCCATTTGTTCAGGTAA comes from Nyctibius grandis isolate bNycGra1 chromosome 19, bNycGra1.pri, whole genome shotgun sequence and encodes:
- the RAE1 gene encoding mRNA export factor RAE1 isoform X1, with protein sequence MARPRTPVVAAPPGRQARMSLFGSTSGFSSGGTSMFGSTTADNHNPMKDIEVTSPPDDSISCLAFSPPTLPGNFLIAGSWANDVRCWEVQDNGQTIPKAQQMHAGPVLDGCWSDDGSKVFTASCDKTAKMWDLNSNQAIQIAQHDAPVKTIHWIKAPNYSCVMTGSWDKTLKFWDTRSPTPMMTLQLPERCYCADVVHPMAAVATAERGLIVYQLENQPSEFRRIESPLKHQHRCVAIFKDKVNKPTGFALGSIEGRVAIHYINPPNPAKDNFTFKCHRSNGTNTSAPQDIYAVNGIAFHPVHGTLATVGSDGRFSFWDKDARTKLKTSEQLDQPISACCFNHNGNIFAYASSYDWSKGHEFYNPQKKNYIFLRNAAEELKPRNKK
- the RAE1 gene encoding mRNA export factor RAE1 isoform X4 — its product is MSLFGSTSGFSSGGTSMFGSTTADNHNPMKDIEVTSPPDDSISCLAFSPPTLPGNFLIAGSWANDVRCWEVQDNGQTIPKAQQMHAGPVLDGCWSDDGSKVFTASCDKTAKMWDLNSNQAIQIAQHDAPVKTIHWIKAPNYSCVMTGSWDKTLKFWDTRSPTPMMTLQLPERCYCADVVHPMAAVATAERGLIVYQLENQPSEFRRIESPLKHQHRCVAIFKDKVNKPTGFALGSIEGRVAIHYINPPNPAKDNFTFKCHRSNGTNTSAPQDIYAVNGIAFHPVHGTLATVGSDGRFSFWDKDARTKLKTSEQLDQPISACCFNHNGNIFAYASSYDWSKGHEFYNPQKKNYIFLRNAAEELKPRNKK
- the RAE1 gene encoding mRNA export factor RAE1 isoform X3 → MARPRTPVVAAPPGRQARMSLFGSTSGFSSGGTSMFGSTTADNHNPMKDIEVTSPPDDSISCLAFSPPTLPGNFLIAGSWANDVRCWEVQDNGQTIPKAQQMHAGPVLDGCWSDDGSKVFTASCDKTAKMWDLNSNQAIQIAQHDAPVKTIHWIKAPNYSCVMTGSWDKTLKFWDTRSPTPMMTLQLPERCYCADVVHPMAAVATAERGLIVYQLENQPSEFRRIESPLKHQHRCVAIFKDKVNKPTGFALGSIEGRVAIHYINPPNPAKDNFTFKCHRSNGTNTSAPQDIYAVNGIAFHPVHGTLATVGSDGRFSFWDKDARTKLKTSEQLDQPISACCFNHNGNIFAYASSYDWSKGHEFYNPQKKNYIFLRNAAEELKPRNKK